A section of the Desulfuribacillus stibiiarsenatis genome encodes:
- a CDS encoding M42 family metallopeptidase gives MLLKKLTEANGVSGCEDEVRQLIIDEIKPYADEIEIDVLGNIIAKKNTTLPGPKLMLAAHMDEVGLMIVSIEKNGLLKFRPVGGIDSRILVSKPVHIGKEKIYGVIGAKAIHLQSPNERTIPLTIEQLYIDIGAKTKEEAETKVNIGDYVAFISDYQKMGVDCAKGKAFDDRVGCAALIEILKQRYDIPLYTVFTVQEEVGLRGATVATYSIKPDIAIVLEGTTASDVIGTKEDQYITQLGKGPAISVMDRSTIANPMFTKFILQVAHQYSIPVQIREGATGGNDAGKIHITNEGVLTAVISLPIRYIHSPNSMIHLQDYKNYLELTNRCIEEIAKGGLI, from the coding sequence ATGTTATTAAAAAAACTCACAGAAGCAAATGGAGTGTCAGGTTGCGAAGACGAAGTCAGACAATTGATTATTGATGAAATTAAACCGTATGCCGATGAAATCGAAATCGATGTGTTAGGAAATATCATTGCGAAAAAGAATACAACATTACCAGGGCCTAAACTTATGCTAGCTGCACATATGGACGAAGTAGGATTGATGATTGTCAGTATAGAGAAAAATGGGTTGTTAAAATTTCGACCTGTAGGTGGGATTGACAGTCGCATATTGGTTTCCAAACCAGTCCATATTGGCAAAGAGAAAATTTACGGAGTAATAGGTGCGAAAGCAATACACTTACAATCCCCTAATGAACGGACCATTCCGTTAACGATAGAACAGCTATATATTGATATTGGCGCGAAAACAAAAGAAGAAGCAGAAACGAAAGTGAACATAGGTGATTATGTAGCATTTATTTCTGATTATCAGAAAATGGGAGTAGATTGCGCAAAAGGTAAAGCATTTGATGATCGTGTTGGATGTGCTGCGCTGATTGAAATATTAAAACAAAGATATGATATCCCTCTATATACAGTGTTTACTGTCCAAGAAGAGGTGGGATTACGTGGTGCAACCGTTGCAACCTATTCCATAAAACCAGATATTGCAATAGTTTTAGAGGGTACTACTGCATCAGATGTGATTGGTACTAAGGAAGATCAATATATTACACAATTAGGAAAAGGGCCTGCAATATCTGTCATGGATCGTAGTACAATTGCGAATCCAATGTTTACAAAATTTATCCTACAAGTAGCACATCAATATAGCATTCCTGTACAGATACGTGAAGGAGCTACAGGTGGAAACGATGCAGGGAAAATACACATCACAAATGAAGGTGTTTTGACAGCTGTTATCTCTCTTCCTATTCGATATATTCATTCACCAAATTCAATGATTCACTTACAAGATTATAAGAATTATTTAGAGTTGACGAATCGCTGTATAGAAGAGATAGCAAAAGGAGGACTTATATAA
- a CDS encoding M42 family metallopeptidase, producing MKETLKKLVEAYGPPGNEINVRNIIISEIEDYIDDLKIDVLGNIIALKKGNPNGKKMMFAAHMDEIGLMVTHIDKDGFLRFAVMGGVKVHNLVGERVQFANGILGVIGVESLKSWKDIDVYKLFIDIGVKSREEAQKKVSVGNSCGVNRDFLALEDRIVAKSLDDRIGCLIQIQMLKQMKSIVPSHDVYFVFTVQEEVGLRGAKTAAYGVYPDIAIAIDVTIAGDTPEPPKVDLYLGKGPAIKIKDVSMITNQVVKDFMIDTSEKYKIPYQLEVLPYGGTDAGAIHLTKDGVPSGCISIPCRYVHSPSEMVDLHDVHYAIQLGLKLIESYK from the coding sequence ATGAAAGAAACGTTAAAAAAACTGGTTGAAGCCTATGGACCTCCAGGCAACGAAATAAATGTACGAAACATTATAATTTCTGAAATTGAAGATTATATAGACGATTTAAAAATAGATGTTCTTGGTAATATAATAGCTCTAAAAAAAGGGAATCCCAATGGAAAGAAAATGATGTTTGCAGCTCATATGGATGAAATCGGTTTAATGGTAACTCACATTGATAAAGATGGTTTTTTACGGTTCGCCGTAATGGGTGGAGTCAAGGTTCATAATCTCGTTGGCGAGCGAGTTCAATTTGCGAATGGCATTCTAGGTGTCATTGGTGTAGAATCACTCAAAAGCTGGAAGGATATTGATGTTTATAAATTATTTATCGATATTGGAGTAAAGAGTCGAGAAGAAGCACAAAAAAAAGTAAGTGTCGGCAATTCATGTGGTGTGAATCGTGATTTCTTAGCATTAGAAGATCGTATTGTTGCTAAATCATTGGATGATCGAATTGGTTGCTTAATTCAAATTCAAATGCTAAAACAGATGAAAAGTATTGTTCCCTCACATGACGTATATTTCGTATTTACTGTGCAAGAAGAAGTAGGATTAAGAGGGGCTAAAACAGCAGCTTATGGAGTATATCCAGATATTGCAATAGCAATCGATGTAACAATCGCAGGAGATACACCAGAGCCACCTAAGGTAGATTTATATCTAGGCAAAGGCCCAGCGATAAAAATTAAGGATGTAAGCATGATAACGAATCAAGTAGTAAAAGATTTTATGATTGATACATCAGAGAAATACAAGATACCTTATCAATTAGAAGTTTTACCATATGGTGGGACAGATGCAGGTGCTATTCATTTAACGAAAGATGGTGTGCCTTCAGGATGCATCTCCATTCCTTGCCGATATGTACACAGTCCATCTGAAATGGTTGATTTACATGATGTTCATTATGCGATACAATTGGGGTT